Proteins from a single region of Desulfobacter postgatei 2ac9:
- a CDS encoding outer membrane beta-barrel protein: MMKKILRVLSVSIMILGISGSALYAEDIPAGQSEIVPAETLPAGQSDSIPAGQTEAGAEEGQGVTSDIFGQEGGIVHPYIIVQEKWTDNLFTTQSDEKSDFVTTIAPGIWLAFPANREKLLSLDTTTSASGGMKLSRIKPEGLRRFQTYFLYSPEVELYADHSDQDHFNHNAQGLFQYNLNNGLSFDIIDIFKDREDISDDGTSDTLYRYSSNLADFITTYDPSEKLTLRFDYSNYYLDYNEDVNDYRNRMDNGFDFYLFYKFTPKTSVFAQYAYTLIDYDDNDDYDNTENKYFAGINWAMTTKSRGRFKVGYMEKSFDGAGIDTEDGLSFELQAQHNFSAKRAIQANAYRMFNESDMASASGYYNTGIDVGLTQKFTEKISATLNMTYEKHEYNESDREDDYIRLGPAMRWTPREWGFFDLAYYWTNKDSNENYYDYTSNMVILRFTMTL, translated from the coding sequence ATGATGAAAAAAATTTTAAGAGTTTTATCCGTCTCGATTATGATATTGGGAATATCCGGCTCGGCTCTTTATGCCGAAGATATTCCTGCCGGACAATCCGAAATTGTTCCAGCCGAAACTCTCCCCGCAGGCCAGAGTGATTCCATTCCCGCCGGCCAGACCGAAGCGGGGGCAGAAGAGGGGCAGGGGGTTACTTCCGATATTTTCGGACAAGAGGGCGGGATTGTCCATCCCTACATTATTGTCCAAGAAAAATGGACGGACAACCTGTTCACCACACAGTCCGATGAAAAATCCGATTTTGTAACGACTATTGCACCGGGGATCTGGCTGGCGTTCCCTGCCAACCGTGAAAAACTGTTGTCACTGGACACCACAACAAGCGCATCCGGCGGCATGAAATTGAGCAGGATCAAGCCTGAAGGGCTTAGGCGTTTCCAGACCTACTTTTTGTACTCTCCTGAAGTGGAGTTGTATGCCGACCATTCGGACCAAGATCATTTTAATCATAATGCCCAGGGATTGTTCCAGTATAACCTGAATAACGGACTTTCCTTTGATATCATAGATATTTTCAAGGATAGAGAAGATATTTCCGATGACGGTACCAGTGATACCCTTTACAGGTATAGTAGCAACCTGGCTGACTTCATCACCACCTATGATCCTTCTGAAAAACTGACCCTGAGATTTGATTATTCAAATTATTATCTTGACTATAACGAGGATGTTAACGATTATCGGAACAGGATGGATAATGGGTTTGACTTTTATCTCTTTTACAAGTTCACACCTAAAACCTCTGTATTTGCCCAGTATGCCTATACCCTTATTGATTATGACGATAACGACGATTACGACAATACGGAAAATAAATACTTTGCAGGTATAAACTGGGCCATGACCACCAAATCCCGCGGCCGGTTTAAAGTCGGTTACATGGAAAAGAGTTTTGACGGTGCCGGTATCGACACCGAAGACGGACTCTCCTTTGAACTCCAGGCCCAGCACAATTTTTCAGCCAAGCGGGCTATCCAGGCCAATGCCTACAGGATGTTCAACGAATCTGACATGGCATCTGCATCAGGCTATTATAATACCGGCATTGATGTGGGACTGACGCAAAAATTTACTGAAAAAATATCAGCTACATTGAATATGACTTATGAAAAACACGAGTACAACGAAAGTGACCGGGAGGATGATTACATCAGACTCGGTCCTGCAATGCGTTGGACTCCCAGGGAATGGGGCTTTTTTGATCTTGCATACTACTGGACCAATAAAGATTCAAATGAAAATTATTACGATTACACCAGCAACATGGTTATACTCAGGTTCACCATGACCCTTTAA
- a CDS encoding NAD(P)/FAD-dependent oxidoreductase, with the protein MKKQIELTVHPDGLYNRTLHKKLAAKKLRADVNDITALIPLKRSIDARKSAVFRIRYEAYINEPYLSTKDEISYKPVKPGRDVLIAGFGPAGMFAALKLIEAGIKPVVLERGKNVRDRRFDISAIQRNHSVNPDSNYCFGEGGAGAYSDGKLFTRSTKRGDVKRILNILVQHGADPDILIDAHPHIGSNKLPKIVSAIRETVLSNGGEIHFNSRITDLIVQDNRLEGVVVNDCLEMPGQELILATGHSAVDVYYMLKKHNIRLEAKQFAMGVRIEHPQKLINEIQYHSKNYSSNLPAAGYSLTCQTSERAAFSFCMCPGGIIVPTATSPGEQVVNGMSVSKRNSPFANAGFVVSVGEKEWINYRCENEFAGLKLRMALEKLAFELGGHSQIAPAQKAADFVNEKTSTTLNPSSYIPGIISAPLHERLPRFMVKGLGEALTIFNRKMPGFCSNDAQLIGVETRTSSPIRIPRDKTTFMHPDIHGLFPCAEGAGHAGGIVSAAIDGENCAAAAAKFAQFI; encoded by the coding sequence ATGAAAAAACAGATTGAACTGACCGTTCACCCGGACGGCCTGTATAACAGAACTCTTCATAAAAAACTGGCCGCAAAAAAATTACGGGCGGATGTCAATGATATTACTGCCCTTATACCATTGAAACGCTCCATTGATGCCCGGAAATCTGCGGTATTCCGGATACGGTATGAAGCATATATTAATGAACCCTATCTTTCCACAAAAGATGAAATTTCATACAAACCGGTCAAACCGGGCAGAGATGTACTCATTGCAGGATTCGGCCCGGCAGGGATGTTTGCAGCCCTGAAACTGATTGAAGCCGGCATCAAACCCGTTGTTCTGGAGCGGGGAAAAAATGTCAGGGACCGGCGGTTTGACATCAGCGCCATACAAAGAAACCATTCCGTCAATCCGGACTCCAACTATTGTTTCGGGGAGGGTGGTGCCGGAGCCTATAGTGACGGCAAGCTTTTTACCCGCTCAACAAAACGCGGTGATGTCAAAAGGATATTAAACATCCTTGTACAGCACGGCGCAGACCCGGATATACTGATAGATGCCCACCCCCATATCGGTTCCAACAAACTGCCGAAGATCGTTTCAGCCATAAGGGAGACGGTCCTGTCCAATGGCGGTGAGATACATTTCAACAGCCGGATAACAGACCTTATAGTCCAAGACAACAGGCTTGAAGGGGTGGTGGTAAATGATTGCCTTGAAATGCCTGGGCAAGAACTCATACTTGCCACGGGCCATTCCGCCGTGGATGTTTATTATATGCTTAAAAAACATAATATCCGGCTTGAGGCAAAGCAATTTGCCATGGGGGTAAGAATTGAACACCCCCAAAAGCTGATCAATGAAATCCAGTACCATTCAAAAAACTATAGCAGCAACCTGCCGGCAGCCGGCTATTCCCTGACCTGCCAGACCAGTGAACGGGCCGCGTTTTCATTCTGTATGTGCCCGGGCGGCATTATTGTACCGACAGCCACCTCTCCCGGTGAACAGGTGGTCAACGGCATGTCCGTTTCCAAGCGCAACTCTCCCTTTGCCAACGCCGGTTTTGTGGTCAGTGTCGGGGAAAAAGAGTGGATAAATTACAGATGTGAAAATGAATTTGCCGGATTAAAACTTCGCATGGCCCTTGAGAAACTGGCATTTGAACTGGGCGGACATTCCCAGATCGCCCCGGCCCAGAAAGCCGCTGATTTTGTAAACGAGAAAACCAGTACAACCCTGAATCCAAGCTCGTATATCCCGGGCATCATATCTGCGCCCCTGCATGAGCGCCTGCCCAGGTTTATGGTCAAAGGCCTTGGAGAGGCATTAACCATTTTTAACAGAAAAATGCCCGGGTTTTGCTCCAATGATGCCCAACTCATCGGGGTGGAGACAAGGACCAGTTCACCGATAAGAATTCCCAGGGACAAAACGACCTTTATGCATCCGGATATTCACGGGCTCTTCCCCTGCGCAGAAGGGGCCGGTCATGCAGGCGGTATCGTATCGGCAGCCATTGACGGTGAGAATTGTGCTGCCGCCGCCGCAAAATTTGCGCAATTTATTTGA
- a CDS encoding O-antigen ligase family protein: MKTARFSIFFLIFFTPLAFGTKAPWSYGIMEGMIGAGLFFFALAVIKKQVQPVEVPALVPLLIFLVYILFQVVPLPPGLVKFVSPHAYAIHSRAYELFDAQGWMTLSIHPHSTVFQFFRYASYTAFYLLTIQVLKEKGALQSIALSIAAYGGLLALSSILQLYLTEDMALWFWYTPENSMVMGPYSNHNHYAGLMEMIFPLVLGLFFFYRPRIGETSFIRGIIEILNQEKANIHILIGTSALLVIVSIFVSLSRGAIISTCLALSVFSFLLVRRKTNRRNSLLIIGVIMAVALAMGWFGWDQVFERFAKMKNPEGVLYNTRLEFWKDSFQIIKDFFLTGAGFGGFVHIYPPYKSLIDNRVLNYAHNDYIQLLVEGGIIGFSIIAVFMAVFFFKSFKAFSKRRDAFCVYLYMGSITGMVSILFHSFTDFNLHIGANGLWFAFLAGLAVSAANTNIRGEHSPTRLVSVEGIFKRRVFTGVSMGFVVAVALFLASHLGGAFYLAHIKDKVITSQTSRAELDAIQSIARTASAFDPLLSRSRYFEAVSAIRKNNMDQAELLFRTAIHLAPLNSWYLMRFGRFAARNGQAEKAETAFSLAVQYRPTLPAYTLQYGTWLLSTDRIDQGLALLKTTLELDDEYSDTVIRTLLVANVDHERILTAIPRAPGPMFAYADFLYTVGRQSQGQEIYREMLAILGELDNPKISNYWRVYRFFIRQKNIKDAIAALEKAETAIPGYPEFKIELGDLYRRQGILFKAREKYEQALYVDPNNKKARQRLEKMDSQSTEG; this comes from the coding sequence TTGAAAACAGCTCGCTTTTCTATTTTTTTTCTGATTTTCTTTACGCCTCTGGCCTTTGGTACCAAGGCACCATGGTCATACGGAATCATGGAGGGGATGATTGGTGCAGGGCTGTTTTTTTTTGCCCTGGCCGTGATTAAAAAACAGGTGCAGCCGGTTGAGGTGCCCGCACTTGTGCCCCTGCTTATTTTCCTGGTTTATATCCTTTTCCAGGTGGTGCCCCTGCCGCCTGGATTGGTCAAATTTGTGTCTCCCCATGCCTATGCCATCCATTCCAGGGCGTATGAACTTTTTGATGCCCAGGGGTGGATGACCCTCTCCATTCATCCCCACTCCACGGTGTTCCAGTTTTTCCGGTATGCCTCCTATACCGCTTTTTACCTCCTTACCATCCAGGTATTAAAAGAAAAGGGGGCACTTCAGTCCATTGCTTTGTCCATTGCAGCATACGGCGGACTTCTGGCTTTATCATCCATTCTTCAGCTTTACCTGACCGAGGATATGGCCCTTTGGTTCTGGTACACCCCGGAAAATTCCATGGTCATGGGGCCCTACAGCAACCATAACCATTATGCCGGGCTCATGGAAATGATTTTTCCACTGGTGCTTGGACTGTTCTTTTTTTACCGGCCCAGGATCGGGGAGACCTCTTTTATCCGGGGGATCATTGAAATCCTGAACCAGGAAAAGGCCAATATTCATATTCTTATCGGGACCTCGGCCTTACTGGTCATTGTCTCTATTTTTGTGAGCCTCTCCCGGGGGGCCATCATTTCTACCTGTCTTGCGTTATCCGTGTTTTCCTTTTTGCTCGTAAGGCGTAAAACGAACCGGAGAAACAGCCTGTTAATCATTGGTGTGATTATGGCTGTTGCCCTTGCCATGGGATGGTTCGGGTGGGATCAGGTGTTTGAGCGGTTTGCCAAGATGAAAAATCCCGAAGGCGTTCTGTATAATACCCGGCTTGAATTCTGGAAGGACAGTTTTCAGATTATCAAGGATTTTTTTCTGACAGGGGCGGGTTTTGGCGGGTTTGTTCACATCTATCCACCGTATAAAAGTCTGATTGACAACCGGGTGCTGAACTATGCCCATAACGATTATATCCAATTGCTGGTTGAAGGCGGGATTATCGGGTTTTCAATTATTGCCGTTTTCATGGCTGTCTTCTTTTTCAAGTCCTTCAAGGCGTTTTCAAAACGGCGGGACGCCTTTTGTGTTTATCTGTATATGGGCAGCATCACCGGGATGGTCTCCATCCTTTTTCACAGTTTTACGGATTTTAATCTGCATATCGGGGCCAACGGCCTGTGGTTTGCATTTCTGGCCGGACTTGCGGTTTCCGCCGCCAATACCAATATCCGGGGAGAGCACAGCCCCACAAGACTGGTTTCTGTTGAGGGAATCTTTAAGCGTCGGGTGTTTACCGGGGTGTCCATGGGGTTCGTGGTTGCCGTGGCACTCTTCCTGGCCTCTCATCTGGGAGGTGCTTTTTATCTGGCCCATATCAAAGATAAAGTGATTACATCACAAACCAGCCGGGCGGAGCTTGATGCCATCCAATCGATTGCACGGACGGCTTCGGCATTTGATCCGCTGCTGTCACGGTCCAGGTATTTTGAAGCGGTTTCCGCGATCCGCAAAAATAACATGGATCAGGCCGAACTTTTGTTTCGAACCGCAATCCATCTGGCGCCTTTAAATTCATGGTATTTGATGCGGTTCGGACGCTTTGCCGCCCGTAATGGGCAGGCGGAAAAGGCTGAAACAGCATTTTCCCTGGCCGTTCAATACCGGCCGACCCTGCCGGCATACACCCTGCAGTACGGTACCTGGCTGCTGTCAACGGATCGGATTGATCAGGGGCTTGCGCTGTTAAAGACCACCCTTGAGCTTGATGATGAATACTCGGATACGGTCATTCGAACCCTTCTTGTGGCCAATGTGGACCATGAAAGGATATTGACGGCCATTCCAAGAGCCCCAGGCCCCATGTTTGCCTATGCAGACTTCTTGTATACCGTTGGACGGCAGAGCCAGGGGCAGGAAATTTACAGGGAGATGCTGGCTATTTTGGGAGAGCTGGATAATCCCAAAATATCGAACTATTGGCGGGTTTATCGATTTTTTATCCGGCAGAAAAATATTAAAGATGCGATAGCGGCCCTGGAAAAAGCTGAAACCGCTATACCCGGTTATCCTGAATTTAAGATTGAGCTGGGCGATTTGTACCGGCGTCAGGGTATTTTGTTCAAGGCCCGGGAAAAGTATGAGCAGGCACTCTATGTTGATCCAAATAATAAAAAAGCGCGTCAGCGCCTGGAGAAAATGGATTCTCAATCAACAGAAGGGTAA
- a CDS encoding polysaccharide biosynthesis/export family protein, with the protein MNFLHRFVFVFLVALIPFTASAQDYSVGEGDILEIRVYENEDLDTTSRVSSEGTIRVPLIGEIRVEEMTVSQVSTLIEKMLADGYLISPQVDVFIKEHRSKQAVILGQIHKPGQYEVRGQVTLLEFISTAGGLTDDAGSTAIIKRTGEGVDQKDKIVINLENLIEKGDASLNINIQGNDSIYISKAETYYVSGEVNKPDSYKYETDVTVIKAVTMAGGFSKIAAKNKVNIIRTVNGEKQIFERVNMDEPVLPGDVIVVPEGLW; encoded by the coding sequence ATGAATTTCTTACACCGGTTTGTTTTTGTCTTTTTGGTTGCGCTGATTCCCTTTACCGCATCTGCCCAGGATTACAGCGTCGGGGAGGGGGATATACTTGAAATCAGAGTATATGAAAATGAGGATCTGGATACAACGTCACGTGTGTCATCCGAGGGGACCATCCGGGTCCCCTTGATCGGTGAGATCCGTGTTGAGGAGATGACCGTATCCCAAGTGTCCACCCTTATTGAAAAAATGCTGGCTGACGGATATCTGATCTCCCCTCAGGTGGATGTATTTATTAAAGAGCATCGAAGCAAACAGGCGGTGATTCTAGGCCAGATCCATAAGCCCGGCCAATATGAGGTACGGGGGCAGGTCACGTTGCTTGAATTCATATCTACGGCCGGAGGACTGACTGATGATGCCGGGAGCACGGCAATCATTAAAAGAACGGGCGAAGGTGTGGATCAAAAAGATAAAATAGTCATTAATCTTGAAAATCTCATTGAAAAAGGCGACGCCTCTTTGAATATCAATATCCAGGGTAATGATTCAATTTATATCTCCAAGGCAGAGACCTATTATGTGTCAGGGGAAGTGAACAAACCTGATTCCTACAAATACGAAACCGATGTGACGGTGATCAAGGCGGTGACTATGGCCGGCGGTTTCTCCAAAATTGCCGCAAAAAATAAAGTCAACATTATTCGTACCGTTAACGGGGAAAAGCAAATTTTTGAACGGGTGAACATGGACGAACCTGTGCTTCCCGGTGATGTTATCGTTGTTCCCGAAGGCTTGTGGTAA
- a CDS encoding methyl-accepting chemotaxis protein → MNRPTPYKRKIYFINKELQGKFIFNYFILLTLGSILFIAIFSFFSSNTLSIVYDNYHLQLGTTPGILFKKILSTQWMFIVLGGIFICFITMRLTHRVAGPFYRFEKTVDEMIKGDLSVEVGLREKDEGKELAEKINLFNSKLLQNLNRIQDLNAGIGVSVEKITAVLKKDCREEILKLVENIERSRKDIDAVVKEYTDRSSQVKG, encoded by the coding sequence ATGAACCGTCCTACCCCCTATAAACGCAAAATATATTTCATTAACAAAGAACTTCAGGGGAAATTTATTTTCAACTACTTTATTCTTTTAACCCTGGGAAGCATTCTTTTTATCGCTATTTTCAGTTTTTTTTCGTCAAACACCCTCTCCATTGTCTATGACAATTATCACCTGCAACTGGGCACCACACCTGGGATTCTTTTTAAAAAAATTTTGAGTACCCAGTGGATGTTTATCGTTCTGGGCGGCATTTTTATCTGCTTTATCACCATGAGACTCACCCATCGTGTGGCCGGTCCCTTTTACAGGTTTGAAAAAACCGTTGATGAGATGATCAAAGGAGATCTTTCGGTTGAGGTTGGTTTAAGGGAAAAGGATGAGGGAAAAGAGCTGGCTGAAAAGATAAACCTGTTTAATTCAAAACTTTTACAGAACCTGAACCGGATACAGGACCTAAACGCCGGTATCGGTGTGTCTGTCGAAAAGATAACGGCGGTATTGAAAAAGGATTGTCGGGAAGAGATTTTGAAACTGGTGGAAAACATTGAAAGGAGCCGCAAAGACATTGACGCCGTAGTCAAAGAATATACAGACCGCAGCAGTCAGGTAAAAGGTTAA
- a CDS encoding GumC family protein, translated as MTENIQEKEIHLKDYLRVLKKRRGTIITFFILTFVTVVIATYTATPMFRAGTKVMIEKNTSSDLTSAYRYTPYDPEFLETQYQLIKSAAVMEKVVNNLGPEQFYDLIFKPDEKPSLIAIAKAWVNDRVVDIKDVLGIDRLLSSEDEDVSGESGIETVPLTKAEQLEEVIKNGISAEPVSNSRVVQISFMADNPAVAAKIVNSVAQAYIEELVEMQMEASGYSIGWMKKKADLQRKSLEESERILHAYKKEHDIITIEDRLTVLPERLSDLSRKMTQAETERKELESVYSQVKNISRDKLETIPAIVENTSVDSINRAILAAEQKISELSKKYGSKHPRMMTAKNELADLKKKKYTELDKAVQTIKNKYQLAISNEKSFKELLDQSKFQTSQLGEKSIQLEILKRKVETNRFLYDALIKKMKEEGITEQSQSVNVWVIEDARVPEFPATPNKKRNILLGIVLGLFGGIGLAFFLEYLDTTIKTPEDIEEKFNIPVIATVDLFKNKDKTIVEHVFDDPSSMVSENFKSMRTSILLSSPDHPPKIILVTSMTSGDGKSSVCACLASAIAQTGKKVLVIDGDMRRPTQHKIFGLDNSAGLSSLLAGMDVSGDALINRKVDATGLIDIITSGPIPPNPSELLSSTMAGTLIDNAAGSYDFIIVDTPPLASVTDPLITSRHVDGVIIVTWAGKTNYELMGKGIRQFKDISVPIMGVVLNRFNAKKSGYYYNYGDYYYASES; from the coding sequence ATGACAGAAAATATTCAGGAAAAAGAAATTCATCTCAAGGACTATCTAAGGGTCCTTAAAAAGCGCCGCGGCACCATCATTACCTTTTTTATACTGACATTTGTAACGGTTGTCATTGCAACATATACGGCCACGCCCATGTTCCGGGCAGGCACCAAGGTCATGATCGAAAAGAACACCAGCTCGGACCTGACCTCGGCATACCGGTATACCCCCTATGATCCGGAATTTCTGGAAACCCAGTACCAGCTTATCAAGAGTGCGGCTGTGATGGAAAAAGTGGTCAATAACCTGGGGCCTGAACAATTTTACGACCTTATCTTTAAACCCGATGAGAAGCCCTCTTTGATTGCAATTGCCAAAGCCTGGGTTAATGATCGGGTTGTCGATATTAAAGATGTTCTAGGAATTGACCGTCTGCTCAGCTCAGAAGATGAAGATGTTTCCGGCGAATCCGGCATTGAGACAGTTCCCCTGACCAAGGCTGAGCAATTGGAAGAAGTCATTAAGAATGGGATTTCAGCTGAACCGGTATCCAACTCCAGGGTGGTGCAGATCAGTTTTATGGCCGACAATCCTGCCGTAGCCGCCAAAATTGTTAATTCCGTTGCCCAGGCCTATATTGAAGAACTGGTGGAGATGCAGATGGAGGCGTCCGGGTACAGTATCGGTTGGATGAAAAAAAAGGCCGATCTCCAGAGAAAAAGCCTGGAAGAGTCCGAACGGATTCTCCATGCCTATAAAAAAGAACACGATATTATAACGATTGAAGACAGATTGACGGTGTTGCCCGAAAGACTTTCGGATCTGTCCAGAAAAATGACCCAGGCTGAAACAGAGAGAAAAGAACTTGAATCTGTTTACAGCCAGGTTAAAAACATATCCAGAGATAAGTTGGAAACCATCCCTGCCATTGTAGAAAATACTTCTGTGGATTCCATCAACAGGGCCATACTTGCTGCTGAGCAGAAAATATCCGAACTGTCGAAAAAATACGGTTCTAAACATCCCAGGATGATGACGGCGAAAAACGAACTGGCTGATCTGAAGAAAAAGAAATACACCGAACTGGACAAGGCGGTGCAGACCATTAAAAACAAGTACCAGCTTGCCATATCCAATGAAAAGAGCTTCAAAGAACTTTTGGATCAGAGCAAATTCCAGACATCGCAGCTTGGGGAAAAGTCCATCCAGCTTGAAATTCTGAAAAGAAAGGTTGAAACCAACCGCTTTCTTTACGATGCACTGATTAAAAAGATGAAGGAAGAAGGAATCACCGAGCAGAGCCAGTCTGTCAATGTCTGGGTCATTGAAGATGCAAGGGTTCCTGAGTTTCCGGCAACGCCCAATAAGAAGAGAAATATTCTGCTGGGGATTGTTTTGGGGCTTTTCGGCGGGATCGGTCTTGCCTTTTTCCTGGAGTACCTTGATACCACCATTAAAACGCCCGAGGATATTGAAGAAAAATTTAATATTCCAGTGATTGCAACCGTGGATCTTTTCAAAAACAAGGACAAAACGATTGTCGAACATGTGTTTGATGATCCCTCTTCCATGGTGTCGGAAAATTTTAAAAGCATGCGGACATCCATTCTTCTCTCTTCACCAGACCATCCCCCTAAAATCATACTGGTTACCTCCATGACTTCGGGTGATGGCAAGTCTTCTGTGTGCGCCTGCCTGGCATCAGCCATTGCCCAGACCGGTAAAAAGGTGTTGGTGATTGACGGTGATATGCGGCGGCCCACCCAGCATAAAATTTTCGGGTTGGATAATTCAGCCGGGTTGAGTTCTCTGTTGGCCGGCATGGATGTGTCAGGAGATGCGCTGATCAACAGGAAAGTTGATGCCACCGGGCTTATTGACATCATTACCTCAGGTCCCATTCCGCCCAACCCTTCCGAACTGTTAAGTTCAACCATGGCCGGAACACTGATCGATAACGCAGCCGGGTCCTATGATTTCATCATCGTGGACACACCGCCCCTGGCCAGTGTCACCGATCCTCTGATCACGAGCCGGCATGTGGACGGAGTGATTATTGTTACCTGGGCCGGGAAAACCAATTATGAATTGATGGGAAAAGGAATACGGCAGTTCAAGGATATCTCCGTTCCGATCATGGGTGTGGTACTCAACCGCTTCAATGCTAAAAAGAGTGGATATTATTATAATTACGGAGATTATTACTACGCGTCGGAATCCTGA
- a CDS encoding peptidylprolyl isomerase — protein sequence MRYLYYIGGIIVLFSILAAYGVFKTKVEISKPAVVINDRIISESELETRIKLKPYYMNRNEYIDSLIDEQLLIQEALNKEIHKEESFRQSVQQYYEQSLIKILVDRKLSSLKTSVSDNEIQKYKILSASRLIISKFGYKSLNEAQNSVSQTPQKIDSDFVDLSDELKFTLLNLKKGEMSPPVESGMGVLSYRIDQIIPLEAPKTGDTDDEQIRNFIAGYKQEQLMADWIRELKANAEIWREK from the coding sequence ATGAGATACCTTTATTATATCGGCGGGATAATTGTCCTGTTTTCCATTCTTGCCGCATACGGTGTGTTCAAGACAAAGGTTGAAATATCCAAGCCTGCGGTTGTGATCAACGACAGAATCATTTCCGAATCCGAACTTGAAACACGGATCAAATTAAAACCTTACTACATGAACCGTAATGAATACATTGATTCCCTGATTGATGAACAACTGCTTATCCAGGAAGCGCTCAACAAGGAGATCCACAAAGAAGAATCATTCCGCCAGTCTGTCCAGCAATATTACGAGCAGTCCTTGATCAAAATTTTAGTGGACAGGAAACTTTCCTCCCTTAAGACAAGCGTGTCCGACAATGAAATTCAAAAATATAAAATATTGTCGGCAAGCCGCCTGATCATATCAAAATTCGGTTATAAATCATTGAATGAAGCGCAAAACAGTGTATCCCAGACACCGCAAAAAATAGATTCCGATTTTGTGGATCTTTCAGACGAGCTGAAGTTTACGCTTTTAAACCTGAAGAAAGGAGAGATGTCCCCACCCGTTGAATCGGGAATGGGCGTTCTGTCATACCGTATTGATCAGATCATTCCCCTTGAGGCCCCAAAGACAGGGGACACGGATGATGAACAGATCAGAAACTTTATTGCCGGCTATAAACAGGAACAACTCATGGCCGACTGGATACGGGAATTAAAAGCGAACGCAGAAATATGGAGGGAAAAATGA
- a CDS encoding PilZ domain-containing protein, translated as MKKRSCNRFYIPGATLHYRESSFFFLKGKFTQDHFPVINLSKGGAKFLSHKRLTPGKDILIRLNIPGRENSCEILADVRWISRNPEQSYKYQTGISFKSFGNGRKKNSKTILDFLTNLENSAGQLEHPQVSLLQ; from the coding sequence TTGAAAAAAAGAAGCTGTAACAGATTTTATATTCCAGGGGCAACGCTTCACTATCGGGAATCGTCATTTTTTTTCTTAAAAGGAAAATTTACACAAGACCATTTTCCCGTGATCAATTTGAGTAAGGGCGGGGCAAAATTTTTATCCCACAAGCGACTGACGCCTGGAAAGGACATTTTAATCAGGCTGAATATTCCCGGCCGGGAAAATTCATGTGAGATCCTGGCCGATGTCCGGTGGATATCAAGGAATCCTGAACAAAGTTATAAGTACCAGACCGGAATATCATTCAAATCCTTTGGAAACGGCAGGAAAAAAAATTCTAAAACGATTCTGGATTTTCTTACAAACCTTGAAAATTCAGCCGGGCAGTTGGAACATCCGCAGGTATCTTTATTGCAATGA